DNA from Thiomicrorhabdus sp. Kp2:
ACTTTTTTGTATGCGAGGTATCCACCATAAAGGTGGTTTCTCCTGGTACAAATAGGTCTAATAGCGGGCCATCGAGTAAAGAAACATGGTTGGCAATAATTAAGACAGGACGTTCACTTTTTAGCGCATTTTGATAGTTTTCAATGCCACTGACTTCTACTCGATAAACCAGTTTGAATAACGTTTTTACAATTAATTTAAACAACCATTTCATCTGTTTTCCTACTTCTAAAACCCATCTTAAAATGAAAACCTCAACATCCTGCTGGCGAGCTATTGCAGGAGGAATTGAAGTCCCCATCTGAACTAATCACCGTTGATTAGCCCGTTACCTATTTGCTTTAAACCGATTGCGATATAAAACCATGACCACCATCAAATTGAAGATGGCTAATAACATCAACATCTCTAATAAACTGAAATCAAAAGAGAAACCAATCATTATTAAGAGTGCCGACAACACCATTAACAGTGCATTCATAATGTTATTTACCGCCACCATTCTAGCACGTAGCAGGCCTGGTGTATGCGTTTGCAAAAGCGTGTATAAAGGCACAATATACATACCGCCTAATACCGCTAAAATGGCTAGAAACACTAGAGATAAACTGGATGGAAAGTGGGTAATAAATTCAGTGACTGTGAACAATGTTTCATGTGAAACATTTAATGAAATGGCTGCTTTCTGATTATCTGCAGAAATGCTCCACACGGTTAAAAACAGCATCACGGAAATACCTAACAACAAAACCCAATGCCATTTAATATGAGAATGAACGGGCATTAAACGCCCTATTAAAGCCGAACCGATAGCAATACCGATTGAAAACAGGGTTAAAAACAGCATCACGACACCATCGTCTGCGTGCAGGTCATATTTGACCAATGCGGGTATTTGACTGAGCATAACCGCACCAATAAACCAGAACCAGGAAATGGCTAATACCGAAAAAAACGCAACCTTATGAGTGCGGCTCTCTTGAACGATTTGATAAGTGCTTTTAAACCAGTTCCAATCTATTTTTAAGCTCTTATCAAACGGTTTAGTTGGCACAACAAACAGGCTAAACAAGTACCCTAAAATGGCAATAAAAACTACCAGGCCTGCCATAATCCACAAGCCATCGTCTAATAAAACACCCATGCCCCCCACAATGGTACCGATTAATATCGCCAGAAAGGTTGAGCCACTAAACAGGCCATTGCCCTTCATAAGGTGCTTATCATTCAATATCTCAGGCAAAATGGAATATTTAATGGGGCCAAAAAATGCCGATTGTGATCCCATCAAAAACAGCGTGATAAACAGTAACCACAGGTCTTGGCTCAATAAAGCCATTGCACCTAAAAGCATAATTAAAATCTCAGCCAATTTAATCTTTTTAATCAGGAAACTTTTAGGGTAATGGTCAGCAATTTGGCCAGCAAAAGAAGAGAAGACAAAAAAAGGTAAAATAAAAAGACCTGCCGCTAGGGTAATCAAAAGTCCTGTATCGGTTGCGGAATCAGTCAGCTTAAAGGTGATAAGCATCACCATCGCATTTTTAAATAGATTGTCGTTAAAAGCGCCTAAAAATTGCACCCAAAACAGAGGATAAAATTGACGATTACATAACAAAATAGTAGCGTTTTTTGGGGGTACGTTATTCATCGCATCTCATTATACTGACATAAAGAGGTTAAGTTTACGTCCTTACCTGTTCGCCATTTAACAAAAAATAACAAAATTATATTTTGATGTAATTCCAACCAGAATTTAACCTATTAACCACCGTATCAATAGCAGGCATATCGTGCTTAACCTGCGGCATGATATTAATTGGTTTACCACTTTGTTTAGCGCGCTCTAAAGCCCTTTTGCAAGCAAGCAAAGCTAAATTATCGTACTTCTCAAGCAGTCGGTTTAATTCAGCACTATTTGGGTTATTGATATCAAACAGTTGTATGCCATCAGAATTCGATATTAACTCCACTTTTACATCAGTGGCAGCGGATTCCAACAAACTCTCAATCTCTATAAGTGCCTGAAGCTGTTTTTCTATTGAATCTGAATCTAAATGGACTAAATAGTTGGCTGGCCTATCCTGCTCGATAGCGGGACTCAAGCTATGGTTAACTGTGTAAACCTTCAATAGGCCTGCACCAAGTAGTAATCCAAAAAATAGAGACGCTACCGCTGCTTTAGGAAAAACCCAACCTTTATCATTGGTCAAATTTTGTTTATTTATGCTGTCACTATTGGTTTGAGGAATATCTGTTGTATAAGCCAAACGTACCTTATTTTTTACCAGGTTAAACTCTTCTAATTGGGCACGTAATTCAGGGTCGATTTCTAACGCTTTTTCTACTTCAATGGCCTCATCTCGGCTCAGTTCACCATCTA
Protein-coding regions in this window:
- a CDS encoding zf-HC2 domain-containing protein → MNHSIETYQLHAYIDGELSRDEAIEVEKALEIDPELRAQLEEFNLVKNKVRLAYTTDIPQTNSDSINKQNLTNDKGWVFPKAAVASLFFGLLLGAGLLKVYTVNHSLSPAIEQDRPANYLVHLDSDSIEKQLQALIEIESLLESAATDVKVELISNSDGIQLFDINNPNSAELNRLLEKYDNLALLACKRALERAKQSGKPINIMPQVKHDMPAIDTVVNRLNSGWNYIKI
- a CDS encoding MFS transporter codes for the protein MNNVPPKNATILLCNRQFYPLFWVQFLGAFNDNLFKNAMVMLITFKLTDSATDTGLLITLAAGLFILPFFVFSSFAGQIADHYPKSFLIKKIKLAEILIMLLGAMALLSQDLWLLFITLFLMGSQSAFFGPIKYSILPEILNDKHLMKGNGLFSGSTFLAILIGTIVGGMGVLLDDGLWIMAGLVVFIAILGYLFSLFVVPTKPFDKSLKIDWNWFKSTYQIVQESRTHKVAFFSVLAISWFWFIGAVMLSQIPALVKYDLHADDGVVMLFLTLFSIGIAIGSALIGRLMPVHSHIKWHWVLLLGISVMLFLTVWSISADNQKAAISLNVSHETLFTVTEFITHFPSSLSLVFLAILAVLGGMYIVPLYTLLQTHTPGLLRARMVAVNNIMNALLMVLSALLIMIGFSFDFSLLEMLMLLAIFNLMVVMVLYRNRFKANR